From a single Arachis hypogaea cultivar Tifrunner chromosome 3, arahy.Tifrunner.gnm2.J5K5, whole genome shotgun sequence genomic region:
- the LOC112789905 gene encoding chromo domain-containing protein LHP1 isoform X2, with amino-acid sequence MKGGRKKSDAAANDEQIQLALQNKTETGMGMRMGGDHQTLVTVPHSNSPNLDDGFYEIEAIRRKRMRKGELQYLIKWRGWPETANTWEPLDNLQSVPEVIDAFEDCLRSGKQRRRKRKHVDHHTHPKKRHHRSATSYTLRRFPTPATDHHLEPEPEPLAVAGPLPPDLPANPQTVVFADESETNTDGSRAQPPNQNGFAVASGQIILRSQENDYDPKLSELRATTNNGVDADNLAPHVQLVNASAGNGHPAGDLKVNSMDPPQSDRCRGAKRRKSGSVKRFKCPSEAVDTQKSFSAFGTGRAGMPRDVGNNSHGRNCNVGNIVKIIKPIGYSASLSGNTQDILVTFIAVRCDGAEVLVDNKYLKEHNPLLLINYYEQHLRYIP; translated from the exons TGCTGCAAATGATGAGCAGATTCAGCTCGCTCTACAAAACAAGACGGAGACGGGAATGGGAATGAGAATGGGAGGGGATCACCAAACCCTTGTGACTGTCCCTCACTCTAACTCTCCCAACCTTGATGACGGCTTCTACGAAATTGAGGCCATTCGCCGTAAGAGGATGCGCAAG GGTGAACTCCAGTACCTTATCAAATG GCGGGGATGGCCCGAGACTGCCAACACATGGGAGCCTCTTGACAATCTCCAGTCAGTTCCGGAGGTCATCGATGCTTTTGAGGACTG CCTGAGATCTGGAAAACAGCGGAGGCGCAAACGCAAGCACGTTGATCACCACACACATCCCAAGAAGAGGCACCACCGCTCCGCCACTTCTTACACCCTTAGACGCTTCCCTACTCCCGCAACTGACCACCATTTGGAACCGGAACCTGAACCTCTTGCAGTTGCAGGCCCTCTTCCTCCCGATCTTCCAGCCAATCCTCAGACGGTTGTCTTTGCTGACGAATCGGAAACTAACACTGATGGCAGCAGGGCGCAACCACCCAATCAAAATGGGTTTGCGGTTGCTTCCGGCCAAATTATTCTGAGGAGTCAGGAAAATGACTACGATCCAAAGCTCAGTGAACTTCGAGCAACAACAAACAATGGGGTTGATGCAGATAATCTTGCACCTCATGTTCAACTAGTAAATGCCTCCGCAGGAAATGGTCATCCAGCTGGTGATTTGAAGGTGAATTCCATGGACCCACCTCAAAGTGACCGCTGCAGAGGCGCAAAAAGGAGGAAATCAGGATCTGTGAAGCGATTCAAGTGTCCATCTGAGGCTGTTGATACTCAGAAGTCATTCAGTGCGTTTGGAACAGGCCGGGCAGGAATGCCTCGTGATGTTGGGAATAATAGTCATGGTAGGAATTGCAATGTAGGGAATATTGTCAAGATTATAAAGCCAATAGGCTATTCAGCTTCATTGTCTGGCAACACACAGGATATCTTGGTGACCTTTATTGCTGTGAG GTGCGACGGAGCAGAAGTTTTGGTGGATAACAAATATCTAAAGGAACACAATCCCCTCCTG CTGATCAATTACTATGAGCAGCATCTCCGGTACATTCCATGA
- the LOC112789902 gene encoding uncharacterized protein, producing the protein MVTLIGPPEIYNPKPQSFLTPTSTATTTTPIAPSDPFIDVMVSKFNTITTIQPQPPMGFTENNSATFLSSGNPCLDFFFHVVPDTPPDSVSERLHVAWAHNPLTTLKLICNLRGVRGTGKSDRDGFYTAATWLFSNHPKTLAANVPSLADFGYFKDLPEILYRLLEGSDVRSDQKQRWLSVKRSSKRNRLKRRPFKAKPLQKVSDPVAEKEKAHALREERKLAMAKKLLDRYNSDENFRLLHDSVSDHFADCLENDLQNLNSGALTKISLAAKWCPSVDSSFDRSTLLCETIATRIFPRNGNPEYEGIEEAHYVYRVRDRLRKDVLVPLRKVLELPEVFMGANRWDSIPYNRVASVAMKLYKEKFLKHDKERFEKYLEDVKSGKTTIAAGALLPHEIIRSLGDGDGGEVAELQWSRMVSDMLSKGKMKNCLAVCDVSGSMDGVPMEVSVALGLLVSELNEEPWKGKVITFSEEPKLHLIEGEDLRSKAEFIREMEWGGNTDFQAVFDRILEVAVNGKLKADQMIKRVFVFSDMEFDQASANPWETDYQAIIRKYSEKGYGSAVPQIVFWNLRDSRATPVPSTQQGVALVSGFSKNLLSLFMDNDGEISPEAAMETAIAGPEYQKLVVLD; encoded by the coding sequence ATGGTCACTCTCATAGGCCCACCTGAAATCTACAATCCTAAACCACAATCCTTCCTAACCCCCACCTCCACCGCCACCACCACAACCCCAATCGCACCCTCTGATCCCTTCATTGACGTAATGGTTTCAAAATTCAACACCATAACCACCATCCAACCACAACCACCAATGGGATTCACCGAAAACAACTCCGCAACCTTCTTGTCATCCGGCAACCCATGCCTCGACTTCTTCTTCCACGTCGTCCCCGACACTCCCCCGGACTCCGTCAGTGAGAGGCTCCACGTGGCATGGGCCCACAACCCCCTCACCACACTCAAACTAATCTGTAACCTCCGAGGCGTCCGTGGCACCGGCAAGTCCGATCGCGATGGCTTCTACACTGCTGCCACGTGGCTATTCTCTAACCACCCTAAGACACTCGCAGCCAACGTCCCCTCCCTCGCCGATTTTGGATATTTCAAAGACCTCCCTGAGATACTCTACAGGCTTCTAGAAGGTTCCGATGTCCGCAGTGATCAGAAGCAGCGGTGGCTTAGCGTTAAACGATCCAGCAAGAGGAACAGGCTAAAGAGGAGGCCATTCAAAGCAAAGCCCTTACAGAAGGTTTCGGACCCTGTGGCGGAGAAAGAGAAGGCCCATGCTTTGAGGGAAGAGAGGAAACTCGCCATGGCCAAGAAACTCCTCGATCGTTACAACAGCGATGAGAATTTTCGGCTCCTCCACGATAGCGTCTCGGATCACTTCGCCGATTGTTTGGAAAATGATCTCCAGAATCTGAATTCCGGTGCGTTGACCAAGATCAGTCTTGCAGCAAAGTGGTGCCCTTCGGTTGATTCTTCTTTTGACCGATCAACGTTGTTGTGCGAGACTATTGCCACGAGGATCTTCCCTCGCAACGGTAACCCTGAATATGAAGGAATCGAGGAGGCGCATTATGTTTACAGGGTCCGCGATCGGTTGAGGAAAGACGTTCTTGTCCCTCTGAGGAAGGTTCTAGAACTTCCCGAGGTTTTCATGGGTGCGAACCGTTGGGATTCAATCCCGTACAACAGAGTCGCCTCCGTGGCCATGAAGTTATATAAGGAGAAGTTCTTAAAGCATGACAAAGAAAGGTTTGAGAAGTACCTCGAGGACGTGAAGTCAGGGAAGACTACCATTGCAGCCGGCGCTTTACTTCCTCACGAGATTATTAGGTCTTTGGGGGACGGAGATGGCGGTGAGGTGGCAGAGCTACAGTGGAGCAGAATGGTGAGTGACATGCTCAGTAAAGGTAAGATGAAGAACTGTTTGGCTGTGTGTGATGTTTCTGGGAGCATGGATGGGGTCCCCATGGAGGTTTCTGTGGCATTGGGACTATTGGTGTCTGAATTGAATGAGGAACCATGGAAGGGAAAGGTTATCACATTCAGCGAGGAACCTAAGCTTCATTTGATTGAAGGCGAAGATCTTCGTTCCAAGGCTGAGTTTATTAGGGAGATGGAGTGGGGAGGGAACACAGATTTTCAGGCTGTATTTGATCGCATTTTAGAGGTGGCTGTGAATGGAAAATTGAAAGCAGATCAGATGATTAAGAGGGTATTTGTGTTCAGTGACATGGAGTTCGATCAAGCATCCGCAAACCCTTGGGAGACTGACTACCAAGCAATTATTAGAAAATATAGTGAGAAAGGTTATGGCTCTGCCGTTCCTCAGATTGTTTTCTGGAATCTAAGGGATTCGAGGGCCACTCCGGTGCCATCCACCCAGCAAGGAGTGGCGCTCGTGAGCGGGTTCTCTAAGAATCTGTTGAGCTTGTTCATGGACAATGATGGCGAAATAAGTCCTGAAGCTGCCATGGAAACTGCAATTGCTGGCCCGGAGTATCAGAAACTTGTTGTGCTAGATTAA